The sequence CTAGTAGCAAGACTCCGAGGCCTGCAACCGCCGCCCCTTGCCGATCAGTCCAGCCTGCGACCAATGGTCACCACCGGTTGCACATCATAGCCCAGCGCCTTGTAAAACCCGATCGCCGCTTCATTGTCGTCCCGCACCATCAATTGTATTTTCGGCGCATCGCGTTCACGCAGCCAAGCTTCGGCGGCCTCCATCATTTTTCTGCCAAGACCTCGTTTCTGGCAATCCGGCGCGACCGCCAGATAATAGACCCAGCCACGATGGCCGTCATCCCCCACCATGACCGTCGCAGCCAGTCGGCCTGCTTCTTCCAGCAACAGAATATCGGACGAGACGCCGCCAACCGCACGATCGAAAT comes from Sphingorhabdus sp. YGSMI21 and encodes:
- a CDS encoding GNAT family acetyltransferase; protein product: MTRLATPEDREPVVALWQACGLTRPWNDASADFDRAVGGVSSDILLLEEAGRLAATVMVGDDGHRGWVYYLAVAPDCQKRGLGRKMMEAAEAWLRERDAPKIQLMVRDDNEAAIGFYKALGYDVQPVVTIGRRLD